The Acidicapsa acidisoli genome contains a region encoding:
- a CDS encoding transcriptional regulator, with protein sequence MSAVTSTLYAELWVSLASLLRSYTAAHGLNRKEQATVELGEESIIVRIGDRWLRLDRSGAEVKWARENSATGLMRFTIKGTLQTRVDHEPHEDIEEEMDMQAEAWARELMQ encoded by the coding sequence TTGAGCGCAGTAACTTCCACTTTGTACGCCGAGTTATGGGTATCACTCGCATCCTTGTTGCGCAGTTATACCGCAGCACACGGCCTCAACCGCAAAGAGCAAGCCACGGTCGAACTAGGCGAAGAAAGCATCATCGTACGAATCGGAGATCGCTGGCTCCGCCTCGATCGATCGGGAGCCGAAGTCAAATGGGCCCGCGAAAATAGTGCAACCGGCCTGATGCGTTTTACTATCAAAGGTACGCTGCAAACCCGAGTGGACCACGAGCCACACGAAGACATAGAGGAAGAGATGGACATGCAAGCCGAAGCCTGGGCACGGGAGCTGATGCAATGA
- the nuoD gene encoding NADH dehydrogenase (quinone) subunit D, producing MTDVAGTPILEAPVAEGSKDQTMVLNMGPQHPSTHGVLRLVLEIDGEIVNRLYPEIGYLHTGIEKTCEAKFYQQVVPLTDRIDYLSPMHNNLCYCLAVEKLLELPIPDKAQWIRVLLSELTRLNSHLVWLGTHAMDIGALTVFLYTFREREDILRIFEHVSGQRMMTSYFRIGGLAMEPPIDFFDRVKAFIKTFPEKIDEYSNLLTGNPIFVNRLQNVGHLSAEDAIALGVTGPPLRASGVDFDLRRDMPYSSYEKFQFDVPVSNRCDVWGRYQVRLEEMRQSVRIINQALAGMPEGPVKADAPKIVLPDREKMKTQMESLIHHFKIVTEGFAVPAGEVYQGIESSRGQMGYYIVSDGTAKPYRVHMRNPSFASLQALETMCQGRMLADVVAVIGSIDVVLGEIDR from the coding sequence ATGACCGACGTGGCAGGAACTCCGATTCTGGAAGCACCAGTGGCCGAAGGCTCCAAAGACCAGACCATGGTCCTGAATATGGGGCCGCAGCACCCATCGACCCACGGCGTTCTACGCCTCGTGCTCGAAATCGACGGCGAAATCGTCAACCGCCTCTATCCTGAAATCGGTTATCTCCACACCGGCATCGAAAAGACCTGCGAAGCCAAGTTCTACCAGCAGGTCGTCCCTCTCACCGATCGCATCGACTATCTCAGCCCGATGCACAATAATCTCTGTTACTGTCTCGCCGTAGAAAAGCTCTTGGAACTTCCGATTCCAGACAAGGCTCAGTGGATTCGCGTACTTCTCTCCGAACTCACCCGCCTCAATTCGCACCTCGTCTGGCTCGGTACGCACGCCATGGACATCGGCGCGCTGACCGTCTTCCTATACACCTTCCGCGAACGCGAAGACATCCTCCGCATCTTCGAACACGTCTCCGGTCAGCGCATGATGACCAGCTATTTCCGCATCGGCGGGCTGGCCATGGAGCCGCCCATCGACTTTTTCGATCGTGTAAAGGCATTCATTAAGACTTTCCCGGAGAAGATCGACGAGTATTCGAATCTGCTCACCGGCAATCCTATCTTCGTCAATCGCCTGCAGAATGTAGGCCATCTCTCCGCCGAAGACGCCATCGCTCTCGGCGTAACCGGACCACCGCTGCGCGCCTCCGGCGTCGATTTCGATCTTCGCCGTGACATGCCATACTCCAGCTACGAGAAATTCCAATTCGACGTACCGGTTTCCAATCGCTGCGACGTCTGGGGACGCTACCAGGTCCGCCTCGAAGAGATGCGCCAGTCCGTCCGCATCATCAATCAGGCGCTTGCCGGAATGCCCGAGGGGCCAGTCAAAGCGGACGCGCCCAAGATCGTTCTGCCCGACCGCGAAAAGATGAAGACTCAAATGGAGTCGCTCATCCACCACTTCAAAATCGTCACCGAAGGCTTCGCCGTACCTGCTGGCGAAGTGTATCAAGGCATTGAGTCCTCGCGAGGCCAGATGGGCTACTACATAGTCTCCGATGGCACCGCCAAGCCGTACCGCGTTCATATGCGCAACCCCTCGTTCGCGTCGCTACAAGCCCTCGAAACCATGTGCCAGGGCCGCATGCTCGCTGATGTAGTTGCCGTCATCGGGTCCATCGACGTTGTTTTGGGAGAGATTGACCGCTAA
- a CDS encoding cytochrome c oxidase subunit 3 — MPSTFTRHPVETERKDPGIGGKPPVDRRPTGGGGSGDDDEWKRLGRGGPRELLKRFRLIVFFILAGDMMFFLALAVMFFAHQGTGHLDVRTQEFIGDWHPVQLPPILFLNTAVLILSSLTMEIARRHIFYELDVVEEWLGLGRPALKRTLPWMAATFVLGCFFIAGQWTAWTQLTGEGYAFDRWATPAIYFFYIITGIHAVHLGLGILALAVSLGALGFLRKVEYRQIAIDSLSWYWHAMGLAWLLLFSLLAMG; from the coding sequence ATGCCCAGCACTTTTACGCGACACCCGGTTGAAACCGAGCGAAAAGACCCAGGCATCGGCGGCAAACCGCCTGTAGACCGGAGGCCCACCGGCGGAGGCGGCAGCGGCGACGACGATGAATGGAAGCGCCTCGGCCGCGGCGGCCCCAGAGAACTCCTCAAGCGCTTCCGCCTGATCGTCTTCTTCATCCTCGCCGGAGACATGATGTTCTTCCTGGCCCTGGCCGTCATGTTCTTCGCCCATCAGGGCACCGGCCACCTCGACGTCCGCACCCAGGAATTCATCGGCGACTGGCACCCCGTCCAACTCCCGCCCATCCTCTTCCTCAACACTGCCGTCCTCATCCTCAGCAGCCTGACCATGGAGATCGCCCGCCGCCACATCTTCTACGAACTCGACGTCGTCGAGGAATGGCTGGGCCTCGGCCGCCCCGCGCTCAAACGCACGCTTCCCTGGATGGCCGCGACCTTCGTCCTTGGCTGCTTCTTCATCGCTGGCCAGTGGACAGCCTGGACCCAGCTCACGGGCGAGGGATACGCCTTCGACCGCTGGGCGACCCCGGCTATTTACTTCTTCTACATCATCACCGGCATCCATGCCGTCCACTTGGGCTTGGGCATTCTAGCGCTCGCCGTAAGCCTCGGAGCCCTGGGATTCCTGCGCAAAGTCGAATACCGCCAAATCGCCATCGACAGTCTCAGTTGGTACTGGCACGCCATGGGATTGGCATGGCTACTACTCTTCAGCCTTCTAGCAATGGGCTAA
- a CDS encoding F-box protein: MSTTVTGDKLIFATPSECVGHWTRRAVGQRRRRVSPEEGRAIEILGHAIEYLEDEFALECMSRQAHVGVGMHPRVVAIEILKKCNRVVYLSCPEIPTLGDRIRGVLGRRRAGER, translated from the coding sequence ATGTCCACGACGGTTACCGGCGACAAGTTAATTTTCGCGACCCCCTCGGAATGTGTTGGCCACTGGACGCGCAGGGCGGTTGGGCAGCGTCGAAGAAGAGTCTCTCCGGAAGAGGGACGAGCGATTGAGATTCTTGGCCATGCGATTGAGTATCTGGAGGATGAGTTTGCTCTGGAATGCATGAGCCGTCAGGCACATGTCGGAGTTGGTATGCACCCGAGAGTGGTTGCGATTGAAATCCTGAAGAAATGCAATCGGGTGGTCTACCTGAGTTGTCCGGAAATTCCTACTCTCGGCGATCGAATTCGGGGAGTGCTAGGTCGGCGGAGGGCTGGAGAACGATGA
- a CDS encoding NADH-quinone oxidoreductase subunit C, which translates to MSETLPDKESVLREMANHPAVSAIAAWNAEALTDARWDRNELTLTIAREEIVAAARTVQQAGYNFLEDVTAVDWFPAIPRFQISYHIVSHSHKERIRLRVLVDEASPSLETITNVWPSANYYEREVFDLFGVRFDGHPNMRRIMMPEDWSGHPLRKDYPVEGYR; encoded by the coding sequence ATGAGCGAGACACTGCCAGATAAAGAATCCGTACTGCGTGAGATGGCCAATCATCCCGCCGTCAGCGCAATCGCCGCCTGGAACGCGGAAGCCCTCACCGACGCCCGCTGGGACCGCAACGAACTTACATTAACCATTGCTCGGGAAGAGATCGTCGCCGCCGCCCGCACCGTTCAGCAGGCCGGCTACAATTTCCTCGAAGACGTCACCGCCGTCGACTGGTTCCCCGCCATTCCGCGTTTTCAGATCAGCTATCACATCGTTTCGCACTCCCACAAGGAGCGTATTCGCCTGCGTGTTCTCGTCGACGAGGCTTCCCCCTCGCTCGAAACCATCACCAATGTCTGGCCGTCCGCCAACTACTACGAGCGCGAAGTCTTCGATCTCTTCGGCGTTCGCTTCGACGGCCATCCGAACATGCGCCGCATCATGATGCCCGAGGATTGGTCAGGCCATCCCTTGCGCAAGGACTATCCAGTCGAAGGCTACCGCTAA
- a CDS encoding NADH-quinone oxidoreductase subunit A, with the protein MKIPYFWQYLPLLLQILAAFGLGIGMATASYFIGRHRNTKTKLATYECGIEAVGDARGRFSVRFYMVAMLFILFDVEVVFMMPWAIIFKQLPAITGSAWFGFWEMLVYLGFVAVGLFYIVKKGILDWSKDRGDL; encoded by the coding sequence ATGAAGATCCCCTATTTTTGGCAATATCTCCCACTGCTGCTACAGATCCTCGCCGCTTTCGGCTTGGGAATCGGCATGGCGACGGCCTCGTACTTCATCGGCAGGCATCGCAACACCAAGACCAAGCTTGCAACCTACGAGTGCGGTATTGAGGCCGTGGGCGATGCTCGTGGCCGCTTCAGCGTCCGCTTCTACATGGTCGCCATGCTGTTCATCCTCTTCGATGTGGAAGTCGTCTTCATGATGCCCTGGGCAATCATCTTCAAGCAGCTCCCTGCCATCACCGGCTCAGCCTGGTTCGGCTTTTGGGAGATGCTGGTCTACCTGGGCTTCGTCGCCGTCGGCCTTTTCTACATCGTGAAAAAAGGCATCCTGGACTGGTCCAAGGACCGGGGCGACCTCTAA